In Haliaeetus albicilla chromosome 22, bHalAlb1.1, whole genome shotgun sequence, the genomic window GACCCGCTGTTGAAGGGTGCCCACTCCTGAGAGCAGTTATGGTGGCTTTTGCCTCCACGCGTAACCCAGAGCAGCCTCAGGGCTGCTGCAGTTTTCAGCTGCCCGCAGCTCgtgggcagcagctgctggtctGGGCGCGCTGGCCAGGACAGATCCCATTCCACGCTTGATCCCTGGGTTTAAAAAccctttttcctgttctttgctGGGGCTGAATGTtccccccatcctcctccccagGTTGCCCTGATCATCGGAGCCATCCTGTCTGTCACTGGGCAACATGCTGAGTAAGTATCAGGCCCAGGCGGGGTCTCTGAGAAGCAGAGGGGTCTCGGGGGGCTACAGGCAGTGGGACTGGCGTGGGTGGGTATTGCATTTCTCCCCACATCCATGTCACGGGTGCTGTGACAGATCACTTGGGCTGGAGAGGATTTACAGCCTTGCGCAGCCAGTTCTGGTGCTGGCTCCCAGGCTGGGATTTCAGCTGCATCGGCTTTTGTTGTAGCACAAACACACcaagaattttctttcctttacgGGGCTGACGCAGATGCAACGGGAGCCTCCCCCGAACCGAAATCCGGGCTCTGCTGGTTTCTCCCTCACCCCAAGCCCAGGGTATGGTGGGCACCTCTGCCACGACCCCGGCCGTGGGGACGGgcaccctcctgcctgcagggcaCCCTCTTCAGCACCACCTTCAGCATTGGCATTAGGGGACATCTTCATGACATCCCACATTATTCCTACTTACCCCACGCAGCGTGGTCGGGGCGAAGGGGGATTTCCCAAGGGAATGAGCGGGTTCATCCTCCACGGGGGTGTTGGCGAGCTAAAGTAGATGGTGAAATACGACTGTGCCTCCCCAACGCAGCCTCTCAGCCTCAGTCCTGCAAGGTTTCCAGTGCATCCCAGCCAGCGACCTGCCTGCTGCCGACATCCTCGCGTTTGCCCAGGgattacaaaacaaaacagcggAGCTGAGCGGTGCCCAGGTGGGCAGGGGCAGGAATAGGGGCTGCAAACCTCATGGAGCCCAACGGGGCacggggagctgggggggggccggggTGAAGGGGGTCTCGCTGCCTTGGCATTGACAAGACAAACCTCTCTCTGCCCAGCTGTCCTGCCTGGCCAGGCTGCTCGCTGCCAAGAACCTGACGGCCGATTTCGGCAGGTACCCGCCAGACCTACTGCTCTTCTTTGAGTGAGTATCGAGGGTGGCACATGGCTGCGGTTTCGGTGCTGAATCACGCCACGTGGCGTTCGCCGGCGTGGCCCTGGCACGCGCTGGGGCACGCAGGAGCTCTGCATGGGGAAGAGTATTACAAAAATCATCCGTGGGCACCTTCAGACCCACACGGGGCGtttccagccctgcagaccccctggccccctcctcaccccactCCTCTCTGGGTAagagacccccccagccccgtgcAACTCGGCAGCTCATTGCTCAGAAGGGAGCAACAGTTTAAAACTACTTTCCCCATGCCCACAAAAAAGCAACACGAAAAATCTCCTGCCTGGACACAACAAGCCCTTCGCCCTGTTCCTCCCTGCCGCGCTGACTCTTGCTCCCTGCAGCTCGGCTGAGGTGCGCAGTGGGACCTGCGGAGATTTTTACGCCCAGGTTTCCCATGGGAACCTGGACCTGCTGCCCAGGGGCTCAGCCCGGCGGACGGGGCTGCTGCGTGGGGCACTGGCCTGCCTGGTGAGTGGGTGCTGAGCCAGAGGCAGCCGGTgttcccccccccaagcccttcGCCAAGGATTTGTACGAGGGCTGGTTTGTGTCTCCCAGGGGGTGAGGAGCAGCCACCTGCGCCCTGAGCAGCTCGGCAGCCTCGGGGCACTGGTGTGCGACATGGAGCCAGAGACCATCACGGCCTCGGATCCCGGAGTCCTGGAGAACCTGAAGCTCTGCTCAGCGCTGACGGGGGCCCAGCGGGATGCCCTCAATGCTGTGCTCCTCGGGGGGGGCACAGTGTACGGGTAAGGAGCCCTCGTCTGCTCTTACGGGGGGTGGGCGACAAGCAGAAGGGATGGCGTAGCCATGAGGATGCTGAGCTGGTCCTTCTCCCGATGGCCACAGGGATCCTTCGAGCTGGGATTTACAGACTCTGCAAAATTTGGGGCCGCTCGTCCCGGCTTTGAACCAGACCACGCTGAGCTTGGTGGCCGAGGTAAGCCCCCTCCTCGAGACCTTGGGGCGAGTTGCGCCCATCAGCCAGGCCAGCCCTGAGGCTGCGGGACTCAGCAGCCTCTGCCCACCCCTGGCAGGCAGCGCGGGAGGCTTTCGGCAGAAGCATCGTGGCTGCGTACGGCAGCCAGGGACGTTCCCAGCGGGAGAAGTCCCTGACCCTCCTCAGGGCCTTCGCAGCAGCATCAGCTTCGTCTCATCCCAGGCTGAAGCGGAGCGCAGACCGTGAGCGTTTCCCTTCACTGCAGCCAGTCTGGACCAGTTCAGAGctcttggggtgggggggaaatgcCCCCAGGCTGGTCAGCATCTGGGTATCCCCAGGGTAGGGGACAGGACCAGGCAGAAAGCTGTGGGATTCCCATAAAATTAACTGGGGAGATGGGGGAAATGTCCTTACAGCATGCTGGTGTGTTTGCTCTTACCTGGGAGCAGCAAtatggcagcagcagccgggaAGGAGCcgaggaggggagaaaaatccTGGGCAGGGGCAGCACCTTGGGAGGATGCTGCAAGACCGGAGGATGCTCATGTGGGTGACATGGGAAAGGGTTCACCTTACCGGAGCGTTTTTAATTGCCTTTAATGGGCCTGCAGAAACATCACCAGGTTCTTCAGGAATAACTTTAAGGAATGAAAGCGAATAAGGCATCTTCATAGGTTGGGGACCCAGGGGATGGGATGATGATTCGCAGTCCCGCCCAGCAGGACGGCTTGAGCCGCGTTATTGTGATTCCCTGTTCATTCACCGGGGCTCTTCCGAGGGGCTCCAGGGCCCCTCCGAGGGGCTCCGGGGCCCCGTGGCAGGACCAGGGCCAGGCGGGAAGGGGGGAAACACCATCTGCCTGACatgccctccctgcctgcaggctgcTTGTCCAAGCCCATCACCGCCAGCACCGTCTCCGACCCCTTCTTACTCATCAGCTACGACACCGCTAAGCAGTTCGACCTGTGCCTGAGCAATgaggttttaaaagcaaacctgaAGCCTCTGCTGGAACAGCCGCTCACCGTGGAGTACCTCCGGGTcatgaaaaaaaagctggatCAGGTGATGGGTGACACAGGGCAGGACCCCCCCGTGCAGCCCCCTGTTAGCGTGGGCACGCTCCAGGATAGGCGAGACCCGCTGCAGGAATGGGCATCACCGGCCACGGGGATGAAGGCACCTGAGCGGGTCCTTTGCACCCATTTCTGCcttattttcccttccctgaCCCTCTTTTCTCCCCCACTGACCTGGCCCTACAGATTTACCCTTCGGAGATCCCGGAGGAGCAGCTGAAGCTGTTGGGGCCACTGTCCCGCCAGTACACGGTGGAGGAGATCAGCCGGTGGCCGGTGACATCCATCAGCACGCTCTCAGCCCTGCTCAACCCCTCAGATGGCAAGTGGGAGACTCCCCAGGTAAACCCGCGGCAGCAGCGGGGGACGGGTGCTGGTGAACCCAAGCTGGGACCGCTCGGTACCCAAGCCGAGCTCGGGGCGAAGGTATTGCCCGAGGGTGGCACAGTGGTTTTACAGTATATGCATTTCTACCGGGAGcatcttccttccctgcctgcatgCAACTGCATGAACTCTGTTTCCCAGAtccagcagctgctcagcaggTACCTGGCCCTGGGGGGCACCTTGACTGGGCCCTTGCTTCAGAAAATCGGTGTGAGAAACCTATGCAATCTGCAGGAGGAGCAGATCAATCAAATACCTCCAGCGGTAATCAGGTACGCCACTTTTTAGGGATGCTTTTCAGTCCTATGAGGCCCCTGGGATCACAGGGGAAGCAGATGGTGGGATGGCAGACTCCCACCTCCCTTTCGGCTCTGCCCGCTCGCAGGCAGCACGGTGGGATGGCCACGTTCCgctcccagctcctgcctgagCCACCGGCACCGTGGGCAGGGACAGACCGCTCATCTCCCCCTGCCAACAAAAGGGCTTTAGCTGTGGTTTGGGGTGGTGCCCCCGGCTCTAACCTGTGACCCTCCGTCTCCTCAGGACTGCTGGACaattaaacatttcttcttGCTCTCAAACCAAGAAGGACCAACTCT contains:
- the LOC138690393 gene encoding mesothelin-like protein; this encodes MVRAAPAPAAITLCLRFSADLAKAAAVALIIGAILSVTGQHADLSASVLQGFQCIPASDLPAADILAFAQGLQNKTAELSGAQLSCLARLLAAKNLTADFGRYPPDLLLFFDSAEVRSGTCGDFYAQVSHGNLDLLPRGSARRTGLLRGALACLGVRSSHLRPEQLGSLGALVCDMEPETITASDPGVLENLKLCSALTGAQRDALNAVLLGGGTVYGDPSSWDLQTLQNLGPLVPALNQTTLSLVAEAAREAFGRSIVAAYGSQGRSQREKSLTLLRAFAAASASSHPRLKRSADRCLSKPITASTVSDPFLLISYDTAKQFDLCLSNEVLKANLKPLLEQPLTVEYLRVMKKKLDQIYPSEIPEEQLKLLGPLSRQYTVEEISRWPVTSISTLSALLNPSDGKWETPQIQQLLSRYLALGGTLTGPLLQKIGVRNLCNLQEEQINQIPPAVIRTAGQLNISSCSQTKKDQLYRKAQEAFAGQAGTTKSYYCQIWPYLGGAPAKDLKDLAEAGVAIDMDIDTFLSLNPNELQKLSVVDVKNLLGVNLPYLKEAENETSVMRWVKKQSQRELDCTLGIGLQGGTEEPGPTGTATPPHPTASATITPAVTVPAPTTLPTVPPPIAISSHPTANSSTGPPKAPTPSTISLTPPNSTPPHAHTTAPSAVSPAATSTARPAPTTGSIVPCSIHQSPTSNKATPPAITLLTTILAAVNPNATSPSSVPPPALTRGATSTTTSVVTNPAINTSTPLVSVNPPAPGATAHPAPETNLPPKPTPIPNSTVSTQKSVISPTAKSTTLACKTSAHPAFPGPSSTTTSSETTKETPTGVPEPPRPTPGGYINLQPEAGSGSRLSSCLVHILTTAVGSSLLRALL